A region of Moorena producens PAL-8-15-08-1 DNA encodes the following proteins:
- a CDS encoding pentapeptide repeat-containing protein, with the protein MGADLSGQDLQEVKITYCNLDQANLADAKLIKASIQHTTLNNANLHGADFTNSDTYNISFNGADLTDAIFTGSLLQRASFDGANITGADFSSTLIQPVRERLKLCDVASGVNPTTGVVTRDSLGCW; encoded by the coding sequence GTGGGAGCAGACTTATCCGGTCAAGACTTACAGGAAGTCAAAATTACCTATTGCAATTTGGACCAGGCTAACTTAGCCGATGCCAAATTGATCAAAGCATCTATCCAACATACTACCCTGAATAATGCTAATCTCCATGGAGCAGACTTTACCAACAGCGACACCTACAACATTAGCTTCAATGGTGCAGATTTAACTGATGCCATCTTTACTGGTTCCTTACTGCAACGTGCCAGTTTTGATGGGGCTAACATCACTGGTGCTGATTTTAGTAGCACCCTGATCCAACCGGTCAGAGAACGGTTAAAACTCTGCGATGTAGCAAGTGGCGTGAATCCTACCACTGGTGTGGTGACTCGTGACTCTTTAGGGTGTTGGTAA
- a CDS encoding 5-(carboxyamino)imidazole ribonucleotide synthase, with amino-acid sequence MSIKRVGVIGGGQLAWMMAMAAKSLGIRLVVQTPNITDPAVRVAAETVFAAIDDGVATEQMASRCDVITFENEFINLDALKCLAKRGICFYPRLEALAPLLDKYDQRCYFERIGLPQPEFISLEGEVGKQELKSLTSSRTPINLSELDFPLVLKARRQGYDGKGTFIIKDSHSLQEIWNQLGNQPVVLEEFIPFERELAVMAARSVDGEVVVYPVVETQQEEQVCRRVIAPAQISPDTVAEVNAIAKTLLTSLEVVGVFGIELFLTSNNKVLVNEVSPRTHNSGHYTIDACQTSQFEQQLRAVVGLPLGSPQMHCSSAVMVNLLGYESSLDDYQQKRQTLASLPGAFVHWYGKTESRPGRKLGHVTVLSDGNSVQEVIERVESVWYG; translated from the coding sequence ATGTCTATTAAACGAGTAGGTGTAATTGGTGGAGGACAACTGGCCTGGATGATGGCAATGGCTGCCAAGTCTTTGGGTATTCGGCTAGTGGTTCAAACTCCTAATATTACTGATCCAGCTGTCCGTGTTGCTGCTGAAACTGTCTTTGCTGCTATTGATGATGGGGTCGCTACCGAGCAAATGGCATCTCGCTGTGATGTGATTACCTTTGAGAATGAATTTATTAACCTGGATGCTCTGAAATGTCTGGCAAAGCGGGGAATTTGCTTTTACCCTAGACTAGAAGCTTTAGCGCCACTGTTGGATAAATATGACCAACGCTGCTATTTCGAACGGATTGGTTTACCCCAGCCAGAGTTCATCAGTCTGGAGGGGGAGGTGGGTAAGCAGGAATTAAAGTCCCTAACCTCTTCTCGAACCCCAATCAACCTGAGTGAGTTAGATTTTCCTCTAGTGCTGAAAGCTCGACGCCAAGGTTATGACGGCAAGGGTACGTTTATTATTAAAGACAGTCATAGCTTACAGGAAATTTGGAACCAGTTAGGGAATCAGCCTGTGGTGCTAGAAGAGTTTATTCCCTTTGAACGGGAGTTGGCAGTAATGGCTGCCCGTTCTGTAGATGGGGAGGTGGTGGTTTACCCGGTGGTGGAAACTCAGCAGGAAGAACAGGTGTGTCGGCGAGTGATTGCACCAGCCCAGATTAGCCCAGATACCGTGGCGGAGGTGAATGCGATCGCAAAAACTCTGCTGACTAGTTTAGAGGTAGTGGGAGTCTTTGGAATTGAGTTATTCCTCACTAGCAATAACAAAGTTTTGGTTAATGAAGTGTCCCCTCGTACCCATAATTCTGGGCATTACACCATTGATGCTTGCCAAACTTCTCAATTTGAGCAGCAACTGCGAGCCGTGGTGGGTTTACCCTTAGGTAGCCCACAGATGCATTGTTCTAGTGCAGTAATGGTCAATCTTTTGGGTTATGAATCTTCTCTGGATGATTACCAACAGAAACGGCAGACCTTAGCCAGTTTACCAGGGGCGTTTGTCCATTGGTATGGTAAGACTGAATCCCGTCCAGGACGTAAGTTAGGTCATGTCACAGTTTTGAGTGATGGGAATTCGGTACAAGAGGTAATTGAGAGGGTTGAATCGGTTTGGTACGGTTAA
- a CDS encoding dynamin family protein gives MDWKTASSYYETRLGDALTVLRHALDLAKLPQAGVPAHLKEVLLEEEKPARRQLERLKKREFRIAVVGLEKAGKSTFVNAWLDCDLLPAKAGRCTFTTTQIYSVEQDSQQRLEVEPKTEEQFTSLLHELESESKSNSKHRDGAKQDLETILKYQDTLRQVRSEGRKTIPFTRLEDINKDLNKYVADEQYAHAVLEARLYTNKLAQAEGIVFYDVPGLDSGLAKHIEESREMLSDCDAVIVVQQFSSIRGAELQILEFTEQGDKNVNLGDKLFVFLSRIDQFASPAALQDHLDVASKDWYRRAQLPPQRIVHGSAGAYLVLNGLANEQTFKCVGSPESILNKLNSLTGIKDEEALRHEATGIQEIKARITDYINNERVTVLEKRCDALITTILTTSKEIFDIVSKRYPDNPAEAQRLQENQRRIEFSQWWEEKWKTIKADLSDYYNDNIRKSTAEEEESLTSDVVEKFRSRYLQDIETKIEEIKTDNEQRKQRIFKETHSGVFDAKVTDYSWRKELSATISTLLGDIAHNLALEIKEEALTLVDYLTTLLWKTQELEQRLIGNPEQFVEVLSRSLTALFLRFSRPVADSLIPGPLGSETRKRIVKRLGADIELVDNYYNGEEKAFSVLRRYVNRGSKLLYDPKLRHELLGIRDLSGDVPPKPTNSAEEVILELETDLKAFETYLRSAIFEAAGFGQFCLQELDELRDRFIRYEAVWRGVAQNEWLEENPLLMAEMPDHLKAHEVNLEVSDRLRQLSTALKNIKV, from the coding sequence ATGGATTGGAAAACTGCTTCATCCTATTATGAAACTCGTTTGGGTGACGCCTTAACTGTGTTGCGACACGCCCTTGATTTAGCCAAGCTTCCTCAAGCGGGAGTTCCTGCTCACCTCAAAGAGGTTCTGTTGGAAGAAGAAAAACCCGCTCGTCGTCAGCTTGAACGCTTGAAGAAGCGAGAATTTCGCATTGCTGTTGTGGGCTTGGAAAAGGCCGGAAAAAGTACCTTTGTCAATGCCTGGTTAGATTGTGATTTACTGCCAGCAAAAGCAGGACGTTGTACTTTTACAACGACACAAATTTATTCCGTTGAACAAGATTCTCAGCAAAGGCTAGAAGTTGAGCCTAAAACCGAGGAACAATTTACTAGTCTGTTGCATGAACTGGAGTCAGAGTCTAAGAGTAATTCTAAGCATAGAGATGGAGCCAAACAAGATTTAGAGACAATCCTAAAATATCAAGACACCTTAAGACAAGTTCGTAGCGAAGGTCGGAAAACTATCCCATTTACTCGCCTTGAAGACATTAACAAAGACCTTAACAAGTATGTTGCTGATGAGCAATACGCCCATGCAGTATTAGAAGCTAGACTGTATACCAATAAACTAGCCCAGGCTGAAGGTATTGTTTTCTATGATGTGCCTGGATTAGACTCAGGTTTAGCCAAGCATATAGAGGAATCTAGAGAAATGCTCTCAGATTGTGATGCTGTGATTGTGGTGCAGCAATTTTCTAGTATTCGGGGTGCAGAACTTCAAATTCTTGAGTTTACTGAGCAGGGTGACAAGAATGTAAACCTTGGAGATAAACTGTTTGTTTTCTTGAGTCGGATTGATCAGTTTGCTAGTCCAGCAGCTCTTCAAGACCATCTGGATGTAGCATCAAAAGATTGGTATCGACGAGCACAATTACCTCCTCAGCGAATTGTCCATGGTTCAGCCGGAGCTTATTTAGTCTTAAATGGTTTGGCTAATGAACAAACATTCAAATGCGTTGGGAGTCCGGAATCAATTTTAAATAAGCTTAACTCTCTGACAGGTATCAAAGATGAGGAAGCCTTAAGACACGAAGCGACTGGTATCCAGGAAATCAAGGCTCGCATTACTGATTATATTAATAATGAACGGGTTACTGTTTTAGAAAAACGTTGTGATGCTTTAATCACCACAATACTAACAACATCAAAAGAAATTTTTGATATCGTTAGTAAGCGATATCCAGATAATCCAGCCGAAGCCCAGCGATTACAAGAAAATCAACGTCGTATTGAGTTTTCCCAGTGGTGGGAAGAAAAGTGGAAAACCATTAAAGCAGACCTAAGCGACTATTATAATGATAATATTCGGAAGTCTACGGCAGAAGAGGAAGAATCGCTCACCTCAGATGTCGTAGAAAAATTTCGGTCTCGATATCTCCAGGATATTGAAACCAAAATTGAAGAAATCAAGACCGATAACGAACAAAGAAAACAGCGAATATTTAAAGAAACTCATTCTGGTGTATTTGATGCTAAAGTAACTGACTATAGCTGGCGTAAAGAACTTTCTGCTACCATTAGCACCCTCTTAGGAGATATTGCTCATAACCTGGCTCTGGAAATTAAGGAAGAAGCATTAACGTTAGTTGACTATCTGACCACGTTACTCTGGAAAACTCAGGAATTAGAGCAGCGACTAATTGGTAATCCAGAGCAGTTTGTGGAAGTCTTAAGTCGAAGTTTGACGGCGTTATTTCTTCGTTTTTCCCGTCCGGTTGCTGACTCCTTAATTCCTGGCCCTTTAGGGAGTGAAACTCGTAAGCGTATTGTCAAACGACTGGGAGCGGATATCGAACTAGTCGATAATTACTACAATGGTGAAGAAAAGGCTTTCAGTGTCCTAAGACGATATGTAAATCGTGGGTCAAAGTTGCTCTATGATCCCAAGCTTCGCCATGAGCTATTAGGTATTCGTGACCTCTCTGGGGATGTGCCACCAAAACCTACCAATTCAGCGGAGGAAGTGATATTGGAACTTGAAACCGATCTCAAAGCCTTTGAAACCTATTTGCGTTCGGCTATTTTTGAGGCCGCAGGGTTTGGGCAATTTTGCCTACAAGAACTGGATGAATTGCGCGATCGCTTTATTCGATATGAAGCTGTGTGGCGAGGAGTAGCCCAGAATGAATGGTTAGAAGAAAATCCGTTACTAATGGCTGAAATGCCCGATCATTTAAAGGCTCACGAAGTAAATTTAGAAGTTAGCGATCGCTTACGCCAGTTATCTACTGCTTTGAAAAACATCAAGGTTTAG
- a CDS encoding dynamin family protein, which produces MRSNIKNIFEAVEESINNINKEWCSFQDKIREQLPPDYHTELEGLNLEFQIAVSALVKELSEPVLTLATTGTTSSGKSTLVNFLCGAEIVPVAVQEMSAGVVIVEYSETKSLKIDQTPGARWECGEWRNLTDEDIYYRLDQVMKSYLQANRDGKTSVACPQTTIYYPFRLVANPNLLDLPEKTKVRIMDLPGLAHVGDEGNGSVIRKCKEALCIVTYNSAETDRQKVSNLLQEVVDQVKELGGSPARMLFVLNRIDEFRKDQNWPDSEREFFKRTVHDIKQKLTKDLEEYQEDISALQVIKMSALPALLSIQMNSANQQKSTQACRKIDSMFNFLIPEDIIEDLPRKVERWEHHERHRVAKTVWEASYAKEFHKYLKEHIDQHFPQLVIPQIIDRFKAKAGNAVTEWAIQTTYAFINSSEEDYQKECNNIFRIQQHISQFISQKAKELRGPFEQIENALKGILNENESDQSSSAEQESTDPRAKADQIIVGIINELRAGSYQERADSLVPLYGWRKAMTEGVEEILEPVIKSLDNGKLCLDSKTLQAANPTMFNLLEGTIKNLIELGYSPEVAENGKEIEARTNQEKRNLSNLNDNLNQLADILKLLINEAVKKILEREMRRVRDALETLLNAYLSILEEGMSSIAPNIGISFSRLQLVKIDIELEPRFEFKAGFPIVEGTWLDYVKVPKYKRDWWSLWLYERIVYKTKIKKRSSDNAQLPKTEDMLKGWLLQKNQAEVEIYSQVAHWFISQINSFISGVESSQKEIVDRYQERLDKAHDQATLSHQQDLSIWNPLQLEAKQLEDNIKKAGKVLR; this is translated from the coding sequence ATGAGAAGCAACATCAAAAATATTTTTGAAGCTGTTGAAGAATCAATCAATAATATTAATAAGGAATGGTGTAGTTTTCAAGATAAAATCCGTGAGCAGCTACCCCCAGACTACCATACTGAACTCGAAGGTTTAAACCTCGAATTCCAGATAGCGGTAAGTGCATTAGTGAAAGAACTTAGTGAACCGGTTCTTACCTTAGCGACAACCGGGACAACTAGCAGTGGTAAAAGTACCCTGGTCAACTTCTTGTGTGGGGCAGAAATTGTTCCAGTTGCTGTACAAGAAATGAGTGCAGGGGTCGTGATTGTAGAATACAGTGAAACCAAATCTCTGAAAATTGATCAAACTCCAGGGGCACGTTGGGAATGTGGAGAATGGCGCAATCTTACCGACGAAGACATTTATTACCGTTTAGACCAAGTCATGAAGTCCTATCTTCAAGCTAATCGAGACGGAAAAACCAGTGTTGCTTGTCCACAAACAACGATATATTACCCTTTCCGGCTTGTAGCCAATCCTAACCTGCTTGATTTGCCTGAAAAAACCAAAGTGCGAATCATGGATCTTCCCGGTTTAGCTCATGTGGGTGATGAAGGGAATGGCTCTGTGATTAGAAAATGTAAAGAAGCTTTATGTATAGTTACCTATAATAGTGCAGAAACCGATAGACAAAAAGTTAGTAACTTACTCCAAGAAGTGGTTGATCAGGTCAAAGAACTAGGAGGCTCACCAGCCCGGATGCTCTTTGTGCTGAATCGGATTGATGAGTTTCGTAAAGACCAAAATTGGCCGGATAGTGAAAGAGAGTTTTTCAAAAGAACTGTTCACGATATCAAACAGAAGTTAACTAAGGATCTGGAAGAGTATCAAGAAGATATTAGTGCTTTACAAGTTATAAAAATGAGTGCATTACCAGCGCTATTGTCAATACAAATGAACAGTGCTAATCAACAAAAAAGTACTCAAGCCTGTAGAAAAATTGACAGTATGTTTAACTTCTTAATTCCAGAAGATATTATAGAAGATTTACCCAGAAAAGTAGAACGATGGGAACACCATGAGCGCCACCGTGTTGCCAAGACGGTTTGGGAAGCCTCTTACGCAAAAGAATTTCACAAATATCTGAAAGAGCATATCGATCAACATTTTCCACAATTAGTTATTCCACAAATTATAGACCGCTTTAAAGCTAAAGCAGGTAATGCAGTAACAGAGTGGGCTATACAAACAACTTATGCTTTCATTAATAGCTCAGAAGAAGACTACCAAAAAGAATGTAACAATATTTTCCGAATTCAGCAACACATTAGTCAGTTTATTTCACAAAAAGCTAAAGAACTAAGAGGCCCTTTTGAACAAATTGAAAATGCTCTAAAAGGTATCCTTAACGAAAACGAAAGTGACCAAAGCTCTTCAGCAGAGCAGGAATCAACCGATCCTAGAGCCAAAGCCGATCAGATTATTGTCGGTATTATTAACGAACTAAGAGCAGGCTCTTATCAAGAGCGTGCAGACAGCTTAGTGCCCCTTTATGGATGGCGAAAAGCCATGACAGAAGGGGTAGAGGAAATATTGGAACCTGTCATTAAGTCTTTGGATAACGGAAAACTATGCTTAGACAGTAAAACCCTTCAAGCAGCTAATCCGACCATGTTCAATCTTTTAGAAGGAACAATTAAAAATTTAATTGAATTAGGATATTCTCCTGAAGTAGCTGAGAATGGAAAGGAGATCGAAGCACGTACGAACCAAGAAAAACGTAATCTCAGCAACCTCAATGATAATTTGAATCAATTAGCTGATATCTTAAAGCTTTTGATCAATGAAGCAGTAAAAAAAATATTAGAGCGAGAAATGAGGAGAGTGCGTGATGCTTTAGAAACCTTGTTGAATGCTTACTTATCTATTCTGGAAGAAGGAATGAGCAGTATTGCCCCTAATATAGGGATTAGCTTTTCCAGGTTACAATTGGTAAAAATCGACATTGAACTTGAGCCAAGGTTTGAATTTAAAGCAGGATTTCCAATTGTAGAAGGTACATGGTTAGACTATGTTAAAGTTCCGAAATATAAAAGAGACTGGTGGTCTCTCTGGCTTTATGAAAGAATAGTATATAAGACAAAAATTAAAAAACGCTCTAGTGATAATGCTCAGTTACCAAAAACCGAAGACATGCTCAAAGGATGGCTACTACAAAAAAATCAGGCAGAAGTAGAAATTTATAGTCAGGTCGCCCATTGGTTTATATCTCAAATCAATAGCTTTATAAGTGGGGTTGAGTCTTCTCAAAAAGAAATTGTAGACCGTTATCAAGAGCGGCTCGACAAAGCCCACGATCAAGCTACACTGTCTCATCAACAAGACTTATCGATCTGGAATCCCCTACAACTAGAAGCTAAACAACTTGAGGATAATATTAAAAAAGCTGGAAAAGTGCTGAGGTAG